Below is a genomic region from Oryzias melastigma strain HK-1 linkage group LG7, ASM292280v2, whole genome shotgun sequence.
AATTTCTATACATTTTCGTCTGTGCCTTAAATTTAGGAATTTTCAAGGAACCTTTAGAAAGTTTTGGTGAAGTaccatcaaaaatgtatgtgttttgcAAAATGCCATACTTGAACATAAAAATTGTGTCaatgttttctgtatttttgacCTAAATAAATGCAGCAAGTAAAAAGGAGTCTTTTACTTAAATCTGTTACAAATtctaggagaaaaaaatgaatcaaacacacattgatttctttttttgcttcttgTTTAATAATCACCATTATTGCAAGTTTAGTGTGTAAGCAGATCCAGAAGAATGTGAAGGTTTAACTTCATCTCTTGGTTTGTGTCAGGAGCTTCAGTGTGGACCGCGTGATGGAGCGCGTGATGGAGCGCCACTACGACTTCGACCTGACCTACATCACTGAGAGAATCATCTCCGTCTTCTTTCCTCCAAagctggaggagcagaggtACCGCATCAACCTGAAGGAGGTGGCAGCCATGCTCAAGTCCAAACATCAGGACAAGTTTCTGGTGAGCCGAGATGCTGAGCGGCCTCGGCTGCTGTGGCTTTGACCCCACAAGGAGTTTTACTGCCTCTGCAGTGTTTACTTATAACCAGCTGAAGATTCATGTTGTGCAACAGAATTCGGCGTGTTCTCTGAAGCCACAGCGGGCTTCCAAACACATTTAGCAGCCCACAAATAagcagcttttttgtttatgtgtcACTCCCATCATtaaacaatagaaattattCTTTCCTACTGTGACAAAAtctgttgaaaataaaacattcgcTCCATTTCAGCTCCTAAATCTCTCTGAAAGGCGCCATGACATCTCCAGACTGAATCCAAAGGTTGGacgctttttcttttttatttttgggatcCTGAGCATTCAGATCCCTCaatcttgtgtcattttcttccATCTGCTAACAGGTTCAAGACTTCGGCTGGCCCGACCTGCATGCCCCACCGCTGGATAAGATCTGCGCCATATGTAAAGCCATGGAGACCtggctgacctctgaccctcaGCATGTTGTGGTCCTGCACTGCAAGGTCAGAGTTCAGAGGCCTTTTCAAGAGAGACATTCCAGTTTTGTACTCACTCTGAAACACACTTGTGGACCTCAATCTTTAAATGTGACCGCACAGGTAAAGCAGCAGCAAAGGTGCAGTAAGAGGGAAAGAACCAGATCTCTACTTTAAGTTTGTAACAGTAATATCATTATTTAAAGTACttagatgaaaaaatatttaaaagaaatgaatacagaaaagtttcaatcaaaatcaaaatgagTTACTGAGTTATTCTCAGTAAGATGAGCTTCTGCTCCGTGGAGTTTTCCTGCTGCTGTCTTAAGGAATTTTGAGCTGTAAAAGTCTTTGGAATTAGTCAGTAACGGGGgaggcttttaatttgaaatcaaAGTTTCCACATCTGTCTGTTTTTGGAGCTGAATGTGAGtgaaatcaatatttttctctcctttttcctCTCCGGTCTGCAGGGGAACAAAGGTAAAACTGGCGTGATCATCGCGGCGTACATGCACTACAGCAAGATCTCTGCAGGGTGAGTGCTGTTTGCACGTGCAACACTTCAGGAAGTTCTGAACAGGTTGTTGAAGCTGTAAATCTACTGAGCGGTTCTGCTCAGGAACACTGGAAATGGTTCATCCTGCAGCTGTATCCTCTACATGCAGAATCTAGCCTGAATCGCTGATggaaactgttgcttcaacgaacatgtttgtgtgtgtgtgtgtgtgtgtgcgttgaTGTGCAGGGCGGACCAGGCTCTCAGTACTCTTGCCATGAGGAAGTTCTGTGAAGATAAGGTGTCCTCGTCTCTCCAGCCGTCCCAAAACAGGTAGACGCCGCGGGATAATCTGTGGGGAAGTTTGTGCAGGAAAGACTGGAAGGAGACCTGATGGTGGATTATCAGAACAGCAGAGACTCTGAAATGTTCCTAGTTAGAGCTGGGAACGACTTCAAACTCCGACATTTTCCACtttgacaagttaaaaaatcttgaaaataaaacatttttaaacactaGTGAATTAAttccatatatatatttatatatatatttatatatatattaattccATATAGAACCTCCTCCACAACAAACCTATAGACAGCTGAGAGAACCTTCTCCAAAACGGAGCAGATCATttctgacagaagaaaccagatctGCTCCTTAAAGTCTTCGTCTTCCTCTACCAGCGACTCAACAGTCATGCTTTTGAGATAAAGAGGAAGATTCTGTGGAGAACATGAAGATCTGAGGATTAATCTgcttatgctgttttttaagtttataatttttccctagaaattttcattttgttctaaagtatgtttaaatcaatacacaaatatttgggtTGTTGTGAGCAGGgaggaccaaaagttcattttgtgtttcacgtTTCTATTCACATTAAATTACAGCACAACAACGTAGTATATGATGATGGTGAAGTATTTTCCTAGTACATGTTTCACAAATAAAGGAGTTGGAATTTGAGAATGTgaattttttcataattaacattttttagccgcttttcaaaaaatatatatattgaaaaacgTAAAGTTTGTCACAACTTTTTACAGAAACTTCAGGCATTTTAGGCTGCAACAATTATAAAAATCTGCAGTGAAATCCTAGAGGGTCtgatatcagtgcaaagctgcttccCTTCACCTCAGAATCGGATGGAATTACAATAACTGCAAAAACCGTTacaagagttacggtagtcaaATTAATGTAAACGCTGGAGCTAAAGGCTAAAGATGGCGTCTGCCTCCTGAACAGAAGATCCTGACTGCTGAAGACTCCCTTTCCAGCTCAGGAAATTCCAGgaacaaacagaaatgatgCAGATTGAGAAAGCAGAGCTCCAGAAAATCATGAAATCTTTCAAtgacatttgggttttttaagataattgtATTTGTTATCTTTCAGGTACATCTATTACTTCGGAGGCCTCCTCTCTGGAGCCATAAAGATGAACAGCAGCCCTTTGTTCCTCCATCAAGTGCTCATCCCGTCTCTCCCAAACTTCCAGGGGGAAGGAGGTATGCTTCCTGACCTTTACAACAAAAACCTGGAAACCTCTTTTGCTTTAAGGCCCTCTCTGATGAAAGTGGTGCTTCTGATGATGAAGCAAATGAAGCTCGAAATTACGTTTCTgagtttattcaaattatgaatttaaaaaaatgctatttgaaagatcttatttgtgaaggagaaaatatGCTGCTACAAGCTCTTAGCAACTGGGAGGGGAAAAGGGTTTATTAAAACCactagtcccgcccacaacttaatgatttcctgccactctgcagaaaatatgtccttgaaaacgacacagatttttagAGTCAGTGGAAGTTGTGGAGTTGAAATGCTGAGATTGAAGAATTTTTTGAACAagttacaaaacaaatatgtttctgtttgattctgtctgtgattttaccaaaataaaatcacagacttaaaaaaaaaatagttatgagacataaaaacaattaattgataatacattttggaaaatttgaAGGAAGTATTAAGAAACAGTTATTTGGAATAAGTGTTTTTGTGTCCTCTGctgtcttttactttgaaggagCCTGTATCAGACAGCGTGTTTATCTTGGCTCTTTGGACAGGCTTCCTTAGAAGCGCAGCATTGTTTAGGCATGTGGATACCACAAGATGCGTGCGTGCTTACCTTTAATCTAACAGTCATGTCCACAAGGAGGGGACCGTCAGCACATTCTTCTGCCTCTCAGCTGATGAAACTCTGTCCCGTTTCCAGGTTACTACCCCTTCCTGAAGATCTACCAGTGCATGCAGCTGGTTTACACCTCTGGAATATAGTGAGTTCACCCTGTGATGACACATCGCCGCTCCAAGAGCTGCTCCTGAGCATCATCTGCTGCTCCTCTCGTCCACAGTGACCTTCAGGGCACAGGAGGCAGACGTCTGTGTGTGACCATCGAACCGGCGCTGTTGCTGAAGGGTGACATCATGGTGAGTCACATGGCAGGAAATGACCAAGGTCACATGTTTGCAGTCAAAACCACAGCTGTCTTTCAGCTGAAGGAAGCCAAACTTTGGCTCATCTGATCCCTCCAATTCTCTGGCGCCCTCTGCAGGTGAAATGCTACCACAGGCATGCCCAGAGCGCCGACAGAGACACCGTCTTCCGGCTGCAGTTCCACACCTGCACCGTCCACGGGTCCCAGCTCTGGTTCGGCAAAGGAGAGCTGGATGAAGCCTTCACTGGTGCGTTCAGGGACCTGTTCAGAACAGTTCTCCATGAGGGCTGCAGTAATAACCACacagtgtttttagttttcctcTAATTTCTCTAAACCTGCTGATTGAAAATTTAGCTAAATAGTAGCCgtcttaaaacaaatttatttgttGACTTTATCTTTagatttaaaacactttgacaATCTTCTTTGAGAAACGTAAAAAGTAGAAACGTGAAAAACCTTTACTCCATCCTGCCATCGGTTTATCAGCGTGGAATGTGGGCATTGTGCAGGAGGAAGGCAAAAGCTGCAGGCAGATTCATGATAAgcttttagtttactttaattCTTAAACGGATTTTGTATGGAGAAAGCAAtttcaaaaagcacaaaataaaccATTTGATGACGCAGTTTAATTCTTATCAAGACCCATATCTGTTGTGGTTTAGTAAATAGAGTCAAGAGATCAAATAATAAACAGCAAAGGTTCAAACATCCAGAGTTTTATGTTTAACAAAACAACCGTTTCATAAGAAAAATTGGAAAAGTGCAACTTTTCATactatttttaaaccttttaaacaGAAGAAGAGATTGCAAAATGTAGATCTTTAAGTTAGAAAAACATGATGGGTTTGTGTCTGTCAGTCTGAGACAGGAATCTGTTCAGACATCTGGAAAATGAAGCAAGACGTTCTTCGTTCGTACACTGGATACATGTCTGCTAGAAGAGatactttaaagttctgttgttGCTTTATAAAGCTTTTACTAGCACTAAAATGTATGATTGACCAGCCGGTCTTTCATCGGTTCCTAGAGTCCAaaccaaacatggagaagctgcatcagcttCCATGTTtcacagacttccagaaaacctcagATCAGATGAAacatccagattatttaaatccaggttaaaaaCTCgtctgttctcagctgcattcgATTAGTTGGTGTTTAAAGTTTGCATATGCACTGGTAcgttaaaatgactttaaattcaTTTCATCTCAACCTTCCTctatgtttattttatcaatcagtcctttaatatttctatttaaagtttcttttaatattttatgtaaagcaaTTTGTATGGTCTTAgtgcaaaaatgtgcaaaacaaataaacccgCCTTACTTTCTATTCCTACTTCAGATGGAAAGAAAGGAAAGGGGAACTTTTGGAGGAAAAggaataaaatttaaacaattcaATTTACAGTTCatagaaatacagtttttttaaataaagttttttattactGATCTCGAACCAAATGTCTTAATCGCCACAGCAGTCGGGTAGCGATAGATTATGAGACGCTTCAgacaaaaccttaaaataagaaagaaattatttttaaaaaatgagaattaaAGTATTTACTTGATTACTTCAGTATGTCATTTGGTTTCAGTTTCGTGTTTATCAGCTTTTCTTCATGTTATTTACTAGTGGATCTACATATGTAAAAtatcatttcaaaactgtgtgtgtgtctccctctagtggtcagAGCTTGTCACAGCAGCACACTAGTTCATTTACCTTATGTTTAGGTCTgcttaaacataaaacaacCTCCTTTCCTGAAAttatacaaaacaaatacagtttgttttgaatttgatCAGTTTTGGATCACTTTGACATGACTTCTGAGGCACTTTAACTTTTCAGATAAAATGCCAGAAATGTATTCAAACAAAAGAagtaatatttatattttcatataaaatattttttatttttaagatcaaTCCACTAAATTCTCCctacataaaaactcaatttgtGAAAAAAGGCGAGAAATGTACATATAAAAACTTTAGATTTGATATCTTTTCTCATCTGTTCGTTCTAGATGAACGTTTTCCATCTGACGCCACCGTGGAGTTCATCTTCTCCTCTGGACCTGAGAGAATCAAAGGTTGGTTCTCCGTCTCCATCAGAGGCGTGGTTCTTTATAAATagataaattgataaataaatgaatgtgtttCAAGTTTATGAGAGAAACCTAATCATGCTTTTACTGTCAGGCCGGGAATACCACAAGAATGACCCGGCCGTCACCGTGGACTACAACACGGCCGACCCGGTGGTCCGCTGGGATTCCTACGAGAACTTCAACCAGAGGTTCCAGGACAGCCTGGAGGGTAACTTCTGTCAGAACTTTCAGAGTTACAGAGACAGCTGATCCTATATTAAtgttcaaaatatgacaaaaaattaaacaagaaaagCAGTTTAATACAATTTAGATTCCAGCTGTAAATGGATGTTACATAATTTCATGTTCagtaggagaaaaaaaatcttactctCCTCATCACTAATAAAGATCATTAGTAAAATATGCTTCAGATCATCTGTTAAAACTGGAATAATCTGAGTTAAATATAAAGCTTATTTTTCTCACTTGGTTTAATGTTTCCTGTAACCTTTGTGTCGCTCGCTAACCCGGATTGAAGGttgatttttatgaataaactgagttaaatttaatttaggATGAAGCTTAGTTTACAAAAGCTGCCACCAGAAACAGATTTACgtcatattttagctttatttctGAAGCTTCACATCAAATAACGGCTTCTCGTGTTTGCTGACATTCTAGAATGAAGTGGCTCATTAATGTAATGAAGAtaattaaagattattttagctacatgctagctgttttggctaatttagttgttttttgttttttttttagttttctagttTTTCAGGTAATAgctaatatatttatatattattatttatatatttagctaatagtttagctgcctatcagcttcagcatttccagctatcagcttcagtcttttagctatcatcactagaatcttcagcggtcaaattcatcttacagcattcacactttcattatcacgggtaatgctttatatctagttcataattgtcaaaaagttacggctttaaagtttaaaaaatttcattttagagtgttcaataaatgtttaacctgttcggcccgtgacctaaggtgtgttttggattttggccccgtatgcgatgagtttgacacctctggtctaTTTGTCcagaaatacaactttttttatatgtcTTTAAAAGTTCCTGATTATCTTATATTTACAGGATTCCTGCctggtcttaaaaagtcttaaaatcatttaatttattaatttggaaataataccttaaataGTCTggaattttgatatctgagccttaaTAATGGTGCTGCTTGAAACTAatctgtttcacattttttaaccacaattattttaatcaaataatagaaataaacagcagtaGAACAAATCATTATGCACCAATACAATGAAATCCATCCaccagttaaacaaaaaaaagaagcatgcTAAAGCATCATTgcacagaccacaaacaacCACAAtctacagttttgatcataaaatgggaacaaataaataaaatggaaaatagacTGAGAAATTTCCCTTAATTTTTGACATTCATGTCCTTAAAAAGGTCTTCAAAAGTCTAAAattttaacttgaagaaacgtgTAGGAACCCTGTatttagtgttttcaactatACATGTCAGTCCACCTGCAACCACAAGGGGCgccaaaaacacattaaatgctTCTAGAACTGTAAGCTGCAGCTTTCTGTCTTCCAttataaaaagtcttaaaagaaTTGAAGttataaatttgaaaataacttaaaaagccTCATAACTCTTCCATTTGgatatctgagccttaaaaattgtgcttcttgaaaatgtcaaaaattacattttttgaccaCGATTATCTTGAccaaatgatgtaaataaacagcCGGAGAGCCAGTTATGAACCAACATGCTGAATATTCGGTTTGAAAAAATAAGAGCGCTAAACGTTCATGGCACAGACCACTAACAACAAAATAAGAAGCTgcagttttgatcataaaataggagtaaattaataaaatagaaaacagactGAGAAGTTGGTCTTCATTTTTGGACATGTATGGCCTTAAAAAGGTccaaaaaagttctaaatttgagaaacttgtaggaaccctgtGTCCTGGAGGTTGTTCCTCCAAGCGTCACAGTTGATCCGTTTTGTTGAAAGAAAGCatcttaatgtttttaatttggttcCTCTCAGACATTGCCCACACCAGAGGTCCTCTAGATGGAAGCCTGTATGCGCAGATCAAGAAGCGCAGAGCCGCCGGCTCCGGCTCTCTCAACTCCACCAACGGCAGCAGTCCTGGGGGGCCCCTCGCCGACGACAGGCCCGATCATCTCATTGGCCGGGGTTCTGACTCTGCCCTCTCAGCTCACTCGCTGCATTTGAACCAAACGTCGATCCATCCCGACCACGACGAGGCGCTTCTTCGCCCGCCGCCGCCGACCAGGCAGGAGAGGGAGGAGCTTGAACGTCTTCTCGGCGGCATCGAGGGGAGCCGAGACGGAGAACGGGAGACGGCCATCTTGGACGACGGGGATTCGTTGGAGAGGACGGGGACGTTGGGTCTGAGCCGGTCCTGCTCCTGTCGGGAGGGCTATCGGTCGCAGCGCTGCGCAGAGCCCGGCTGTGACCGGACCCTCCTCATGCCCAACGGCTACTGCCTGGATCGAGCTCCGGGGACCAACGGGCACCACGGGGCGGCTCCCCCCTCCCACGTGGATCTGTGCCAGCATTACAGCCCCCACACccaccagcccctcccacctcCAGACCTGGTGTGGGACCGGCAGAGCGGCCCGGGTCAGTACCTGCACCGGACCTGCTCCGAGGCTCCTCGCCACGTCTGTCCGTACCCCTCCCCCGACCTGACCCCCCACAACCATTCCCATCACCACCCCGTAGCTGCTGCCAGCCGCTNNNNNNNNNNNNNNNNNNNNNNNNNNNNNNNNNNNNNNNNNNNNNNNNNNNNNNNNNNNNNNNNNNNNNNNNNNNNNNNNNNNNNNNNNNNNNNNNNNNNNNNNNNNNNNNNNNNNNNNNNNNNNNNNNNNNNNNNNNNNNNNNNNNNNNNNNNNNNNNNNNNNNNNNNNNNNNNNNNNNNNNNNNNNNNNNNNNNNNNNNNNNNNNNNNNNNNNNNNNNNNNNNNNNNNNNNNNNNNNNNNNNNNNNNNNNNNNNNNNNNNNNNNNNNNNNNNNNNNNNNNNNNNNNNNNNNNNNNNNNNNNNNNNNNNNNNNNNNNNTGATGGACGGCCTGCCGCCCCCTCCCTGTCCGTGCAGGGACTGCAGCATCAGGAGAGAAGACTCCTACCACAGCCTGAGGCTGGACCGCGGCGACAGCTTCCACTGGGACagagaggcggagcttcagcaAAGAGAGGTGGGGCTTAGGAGAACCAGGGAGGCGGAGCTAGCCAGAGGGTCCGACCTCCACTGGGAAAGAGATTCCGGGCTGAGACGAGGCAGAGAGATGTCACTGCACTGGGATCGGGAcagggaggcggagcttcagtggGAGAGAGAGGCTGATTTTTGGCACAGAAGAGCCACCGTAGCCTCATACGGCTCGCAAAGCCACGACGCCCCAGCCTTCACCTATGACCCGCTGCCCTCTGGTCACCCTGCCTACCCTGAAGCATCGAGGTCACACGCCCACTCCCACCTGGATCTGAagtacagcagcagcagcagcggctaCCAAACGCCCCGCCAAATCTGTCCCTGCTCGCCGTACCAGCCCTCGCCATCTGAGAGCAGAGGCTACGCCTCCGGCTACCAATCCGAGTCGACGTCACCGCTGCCTCCTCCGTCCTCCATGACGGGACCCTGCAGCCACAGCAACGGGACCGCCAACCACAGCCACGCCCATCCAGACGCACAGCAGTGCTACCACCCGGACTCCCACGCCGGTGAGTTTAACGCCTTCGTCGGACAGGAACATGAAGGTTTTGCACACAGAACATTCTCTGACACTCAAAAAGTTATTGCTTTTACCGTCGTAAAGTCATGTGACTCCACCTGACCTGATCTCTGTTGTCCCCGCCCCCTCAGACGGTCTTCGTAGTTCTGGAGAAAGCGTGGGCTGGAGGGATCACATCACCCACGGCTCCTTCAAGAGGGTCCACAGAGACGCTCACGCCGCCTGCTCCACGCCGTCTGACATGTCGGGACCGCCCACTCCGGTCCACACCAGCAGCCCCCTGCGCTCACAGGAGAGGTATGTGAAGTCCTAAAAGTTGGTCCCAAACATCAGTCAGAAAATTCTGCAGAACAAACAATGTTTGAGGAACTCCTCGACTCCTCTACTTCAaaatgttatgttatgttatatttttattatattcgGGGAAAGTTTCTTCTTTGAGTCCAGCAGCACTTTattcatcacaaaaactgataattTTACTCCTCAAAGATAAccagaataaatacaaattgcagtttttaaagAACGATCCTATGAGGTAAGCAAAGGTGTTCCTGCACTAAATAAAAGAACTCTAATTACTGTTTGGACTATCAGTCCCTcccgagtataagtcgcacccctggccaaactattaaaaataaaacacgacTTATACTTTGATAAATGTGATAAATAGATGTTGAGGGATTTCTTAAATTAACCATTACAAAATCCTGAAGTTAAGGGTTTTTCTTCAGTAAACTGAGATTGTTTGTCTTCAACAAAATGTTCTgaccagtgttaattttgacagagaattttaatttagttttagtcatagtcttttgactaaaatagggtttagtttttgtcccaatttagtcatgttgattctattaattttagtccaATTTTAGttgactaaattacagtagttatttagtcgacaaaaatataaataaaggtaaagcattctaattaaatttactaagtataatcatttgaaaaacacgcaaatattttactaatttgtaaaaaaaacattttacttcactttgctttccaagcTAGTCATTTCtgcgaattcagcttcaacaacttaaaacacattaaaagaaaaaaataattataaatcacCCCATTTCTAATAAGAAAATGTCTAGTTGtacgtaattttcaaaaaacgtgCAGCCAgtgttaaccttttttttagtcGCACagacccagagtaaagggttaaggttaggattatggttatggttaaggttaaacaagcaaatgtttcctgagtgctgctgtctttgcagctcacggctcc
It encodes:
- the tns2a gene encoding tensin-2 is translated as MGCVLSSDWCGEGVVQPVPVVRSSSVHRRSLERSESGRMRLTKSGKGEPHVFKEKAFKKKRQCSVCRQNIDSVGSFCRGCKTATHRKCEAKVTSACIPPPSNDLQRRGTAPSRQLQHLGSTKSLTYTKQRNTLPRSFSVDRVMERVMERHYDFDLTYITERIISVFFPPKLEEQRYRINLKEVAAMLKSKHQDKFLLLNLSERRHDISRLNPKVQDFGWPDLHAPPLDKICAICKAMETWLTSDPQHVVVLHCKGNKGKTGVIIAAYMHYSKISAGADQALSTLAMRKFCEDKVSSSLQPSQNRYIYYFGGLLSGAIKMNSSPLFLHQVLIPSLPNFQGEGGYYPFLKIYQCMQLVYTSGIYDLQGTGGRRLCVTIEPALLLKGDIMVKCYHRHAQSADRDTVFRLQFHTCTVHGSQLWFGKGELDEAFTDERFPSDATVEFIFSSGPERIKGREYHKNDPAVTVDYNTADPVVRWDSYENFNQRFQDSLEDIAHTRGPLDGSLYAQIKKRRAAGSGSLNSTNGSSPGGPLADDRPDHLIGRGSDSALSAHSLHLNQTSIHPDHDEALLRPPPPTRQEREELERLLGGIEGSRDGERETAILDDGDSLERTGTLGLSRSCSCREGYRSQRCAEPGCDRTLLMPNGYCLDRAPGTNGHHGAAPPSHVDLCQHYSPHTHQPLPPPDLVWDRQSGPGQYLHRTCSEAPRHVCPYPSPDLTPHNHSHHHPVAAASLMDGLPPPPCPCRDCSIRREDSYHSLRLDRGDSFHWDREAELQQREVGLRRTREAELARGSDLHWERDSGLRRGREMSLHWDRDREAELQWEREADFWHRRATVASYGSQSHDAPAFTYDPLPSGHPAYPEASRSHAHSHLDLKYSSSSSGYQTPRQICPCSPYQPSPSESRGYASGYQSESTSPLPPPSSMTGPCSHSNGTANHSHAHPDAQQCYHPDSHADGLRSSGESVGWRDHITHGSFKRVHRDAHAACSTPSDMSGPPTPVHTSSPLRSQESPSPGGRDFHIRTTDIIDDYDSPQLQDAHRHSNGTVQDCGRSPKSSSEDSSAPLKGPQSHTDPAPTSQQHSPDTPSPSSLDSAASSQAPPPASSGPPTPTPVEGAAPPPTSTDSPPQSHGSASAQPNESSPTQKPSPPAPKSSSPTFAPPPSSNSMEGSPVSDPPVPGFATLGRRLMLSGSDLHHPSYPQNHGAPHYHPPAVEHCAPLDTNKRHCHPHLHPPSHYSTISIPLPHPQPPLPEKRHHPVLSDGGRPAPSSAQHQHHVTFSPTVGEVAPPAGLNEEVHGEAASRVSVKFVQDSSRFWYKPGISREQAIAALKEREPGTFLIRDSNSFQGAYGLALKVAVPPPSVQNNKGGDPLEQLVRHFLIETGPRGVKIKGCQNEPYFGSLSALVYQHSITPISLPCALKIPEKDLLGEVQEAPPVSNISTAADLLKQGAACNVLYLNSVETESLTGPQAIAKATEATLGRNPRPAATVVQFKVTSQGITLTDSQRRVFFRRHYPVNSVTFSSVDPKDHRWTNPDDTTVKVFGFVAKKPGSLAENVCHLFAELDPEQPASAIVNFINKVMLAQRR